The Cicer arietinum cultivar CDC Frontier isolate Library 1 chromosome 1, Cicar.CDCFrontier_v2.0, whole genome shotgun sequence genome contains the following window.
GAGATTTAAACGGTCATATGAATGGAGCATTGGAGAATCTTTGTCATATGTTAAAAATGCTTCTACCAGATGATAGACAATCAgaggattaacatttatcaaAAAGttgactaaattatatttaagcaACGACCTTCCACATAGAGAATTTGTCCAAATGATTAACTCAGGTAAGgggatttgatttttttagagCATTGACTAGACGATAATGTTACTTGAATATTTGAGAATTGTAACACACCGATTTTTAACAGTGtggatgtatttttttttcaaaaacaatttaataaaaatatcatgtcgtaacacaaacgacaaaagtcataaataattacatcataatatACAACCGACCAAAAATAGTTTGTTTCAAATACATAAGTTCCATTGCGACAACAACATGGCAATAAGGAagggagaataaataaaatcctaatttgatCATTAATCTAATTGAGGGTGATTGTGTACTGAGGATCCACGAGCGGCATCAAGCCTCGCTACTTTCGATTGCAAATCAAAATCATTGTTATGCCACGTCTTCGGCGTCGTTACAATTCCAACACGATTTCAAACTCTAATAACCTGGGGCGTAAGCCCGATCGACAATAATGTAAAgagtcaccaaccaaaattaacaaataacacttagcacaattcttatatttcaaatgctcaagagaacctttcgtcttagcatactcctcgaaaaagttttcatatgtcaaaaatgcataaacaatgttgaaaaatgaagtttttgacaaactgcactgttgtattcaaatatagCATTTTCGTAGTtaaatacaagtgctaagtcagtagcaaaaattgcattgttgtattcaaatacaacaccGTCGTAGctgaatacaagtgctaagtcagtggcaaaaatcactcagttgtattcaaatacgagGTTTCGCATCCGAATAcaaagttaaaattttgaataaaaactaAACGTTACAGCCATGTATTCAACTACACACtgcatgtagtcgaatacaactgttAAATATTGCacgttttcaatttttaaaatagttttgaatCATTTAATACTTACGATATAAAGTCCATCAAtaacacttcaaacattcataatatcaattatgaacacacaATTCATACCAAATTAATATCCACAAATTCATGTCTCAATCACACATCAAACActcataacatcaattatgaacacataattacaacGAAACTTAATCAACATAAATCCGCACATCAAAGCAATTACGGcacaataacaaacaacaaccgagtatgtatgtacaatcatcatagtatagcAAACATGACTCACGTGTCAAGCACcataatgcaatgcgtatatgtcAATGCACATGATTCCGGAATTTCCAACAAAAACCCTCCTCTAAggagcgtaaatcataattgtaccgcctatcacaagctTTAGTACTAATTACTgaggtgcagtctctcacaggctagcacgatttactagagtgtagcCTATCATAGGCCTTACACATCAATTAAATCCTCGTcaggataagatggaccaacTATCACATGGAACCACcatgtggcccatcacggtcactaCTTAACTTCGTgacccatcacggtcaccacttaacactgTGGCCCATCGTGGTCACCACTGACACTATGGCCCATCGTGGTCACCACTGACACTATGgcccatcacgatcaccacaagctatgaaatgcatgagcatactctgactcttttcatcacaatcattaagtaaatgcagctattaaaagattcctcgtttttaatactcatttaacaccaatgatttttcaaacttatcactGAGCAtactcaaaacattttttttcttgataaaattcataacgcacatattatcaattatgaatacataatcacatcaaattcaatttccacAAATCCACTCCTCAATCACACATAAATCACctcaaattaatctccacaaattcttCCATAATCACACCTTAATCACATCAAGTTtaatcataaattcataatagGTAACAAATCGTATTTTCACtcaaaatgtatatatattcaCGTCGAAATTTATTATCATACAATCACACATTGATCATCcatcaatcacacatatatagtccttatatgcaaactaaaaatttgcaAGAAGCTCTTACCTTCGTTATCGTTTTCTCAACCGTTTTCGCTATCGCGATCAAATACGGTGAAAACTCTCGCTCGCGTCGACACCTCAAAAGTTAGCTCACAAGCACCGTAGTGTGGAGAGGAGTAACTGTCTCTCCTGACACTTCTCGAATGGAAGCTTATATCTAGAAGAGAAAGGAAGgtttatgtttgtttgtttttttggaaACCACCAACACAAACTTtgaaacagaggaagaagaagaaagaaattcTTGAGGCAACAAGGAAAATGTTTTCTtctgtttctttctttctctcgtgtgtgtgtgtgtatatatatatatatatatatatatatatagatatatatatatatatatatatatataattaaaactaattcaacaaatatctaaaaactcttacacacatcacctcactcacatctcaatctaatttaattaaaatatctactctcgtcacAACTCAATTTGACAGatgcattaaatttttttgtaacaagtgacatttttttaaaaaattgtccggtattaaatttttcgtaatataattaaattattcttcgacaaataattttaatcaagtctcaaaatatatatatatatatatatatatatatatattaaacatattaataaCTCTATGAAAATATGTTTTGGGTACTTAATtcaccaaataaaataaaattggctaAATGCCTCAGCAATTCAACGCAAATTACactaaaattacataaattaggAATTTacaaattaagggtcttacaagaATCTTATTGGTATGCTTAGAGTTGTCATAACAGGCTAGCCGACCCATATAAGATCGACCCTAATGGGTTGTGGGTTTCTTCCGACCAAGGCAAAAAACCATGTTTTAATATGGACCGATAAAATACTACCCGAGTCTGGTCCTATAATGGTTGCGGGCTAGGCAGGTAACCtgcttattttttataatatttttttttactaattatatttttaatttatttgcaactcttttaacttgaatttttttttatgttcatTTATTATGATATACTACTTATGCATTAAGTATGAATTAATTTGAATGCTCATTTTCTTTCAtgtccttttaaaaaaaattatggtttaCTCTTTATACACAAACTAAGTTTGGATTTTCCAATTAATACAAAcccaattcaaaattttcaaaacaacacattATCCAAACaatacacaaattaaaataagttcaaATTGTCCAAAAGTTAGAGATATTATATAACACAAtacaaatgaatttatatttatctaacATAACCCAAGCTCAAATAGAGTGCTAAATAGTTCTAATGTCACtctaaaataattctttttagaCTCCTTGagcaatatttatatttttcaaagtgTTAGATGATTGTCCacttagaaaaataaagaaatcgattgttaaaaatatataatcaactaaagataatattatattacaaaagATAatacatacacacacacacacacacacacacatatatatatatatataaccaactAAGTGGATTGAATatattttgaagattttttatgtgaaccaattttactatttttattttttaaaattgattatgcgGGTTGCGGGCTCTCCGGTACCTATACAGGCTAACCTGAATGGGTAACAGATTTATTCGAACCGGGCTAAAAAGCCATAGAAAAATTTGAGTTGAAATTATTAAGCTCAGATCATgtgtttaaattattatttgagtTGAAATTTGTTCTACACTTAAGTACACaatatctttattaattattatttgagtTGAAATTTGTTCTACACTTAAGTACACAATATCTTTATTAGATGTCGCGCTTCAAAAGATGATAGAGGAAATAACACTGAAGAGAGGATGACTGAAATTATCAAAGTAATCAAAATATATGTTTCATTGATCAAACGAAACACTAAAATGCTTATCAAAGGATCTACACACTTATACAACACGTTAAAGTATAAATTGTTCtcacatatattttattatgatcaaaatcaaaattaagaattattatttttcaaatcaacTTGATTATGACAAAGTTGATGTCACTTTAGAGAAGAagataaattcaaaatatatttcttaaaatcagttgaatttgatgtttggatttttaatttgtttgtgttCAAGatctatattatatttttatgggtttcaatttttaaattcatatttatttattttagatctGAGTTTTCAATTTGTTCTAATTTTTGGTTTGATTTTGTGAGTGGACATTAACCTTGGAGAGGAGGAGGAGGATTAAGATAATGATGAGATGATGATAGATAAGGAGTTGAATTTTTTGAGTTTAAAGAGAAAGAAGATACAAAAATTGAAGtactgaattttttatttataaacataaaagttaattaaaataataatttattgatttagacTTGTCACCTCATTATTGATAAACACAccttaataatttaatgatcaCATATCTTAGAATACTTTTAAATCGAATCCAATTCTTTTAAATCTAATGTACtcaatactttaaaaaattaatttttttttaatgtaaaccttttattcaattttttttaaagttttttaacAAGTGCCCTCAAATTTAAGAATACTTATTTAAcatgattttaataatattatattatctattattaatataagaaaagaataatattatattatttgttattaatataagaaaagaatgtactataaattttttacaatgttgtctatttaatttttttttgttttacttaaaGATTAAAtggtaatatattttaataattacttagttcaaataaaaaattgtaaaaaaacacTGCATGTAGAAAactataaaagtaaaaaaaaaaactgaaaaaaaaactgtatatgaaaaactgaaaaataaactATAGAAGAAATATTACACAAAAATACctgcaacaaaaattaaaaattctacacataaatatgaaaaaaatgcaTATGAAAACTGCAATAAAAAAAGTGCAGCTGATtgcatgaatatttttttaatacaaaaaaaatatcaaccatcaatataaaaattgcataataaatatttattattaataaatattaaaaaatagattaaatctttaacattaataaataaataaaatattagtcgTTGATAAATCTAATaagattttttgtttaaaatataacgAAATACATGTAAAATGCATTATAACCCCCCGATTTCTAGttagtatataataataataataataataataataataataataataataataataataataataataataataataattttaagtttattttgtgTTATTTACCATTTTTTAGGCGGACAAAAAagataacaacaaaaaaacataattttaaaatatcaaccatcaatataaaaattgcataataaatatttattattaataaatattaaaaaatagattaaatctttaacattaataaataaataaaatattagtcgTTGATAAATCTAATaagattttttgtttaaaatataacgAAATACATGTAAAATGCATTATAACCCCCCGATTTCTAGttagtatataataataataataataataataataataataataataataataataataataataataataataataataattttaagtttattttgtgTTATTTACCATTTTTTAGGCGGACAAAAAagataacaacaaaaaaacataatttttcctaAGCAATGGAAGATGCGCCATTGCCTTTTCCGTTTTCCCACACCACTCTCTTTGTTTCCACTCCCATCCCAAactatcttcttcttcttcttcccaCTCACCACGTCCAACAACAATTTCACTTCGTCAATCAAACGCCCCCTAGGTAGGGTTTATCACATCCACCCTACTCTCAAACCTCTTCGCACCCAAAACCCTCTTAACCAAACCCTACCCTTCCCGATTCTCTCTTTTCCCGATTCCCCCTCGCCGCAACCTGTAACTGTTTCGCCTTTGCGTTTCGAGAAGCTTCCGTTTCGAAATCGAGCTCTCAAACATTGGTGTGATAAGAAATGAAACGCACCGTTTCGCTTGCGGTAGTGCTGTTCCGCGTTGCGCAATGTCGATAATTTCcaaaactatttaaattaaataaattcaacatttCGGGGTTTTGTGTGTTCGTGGAAAACGGTTAAGAAATCTGTTACGGTatgtttcattcatttttttttttatattgtttcttTTGCGATATGAAATTATGTGTTAATAAATGCTGAATAGACTTAGTTAGTTCATGAATCAGTAGTGAAAATATTGCACATTGTTTTaatgacttttttattttacttttgtaTAGATATATATCTTGTTTTGCTTTGTTGCTTTTATGTTCTTGTTGTTTTGATTAGAGttgtttatatttgtttttttttttgttcaggGGATTCTCTATTGAGTGTGAAGAtagtggttttttttttctttctgttgctTAATTAGGAGTGTTAGTTGAATATCTAGTTTGCATTTTAGAGatgtataataataatcaagTGAATCGTGGTCATAATTCGGGACAGGGTTCTGTCCCTCCACCTTCGGCTGCCCTGCCGCCGCCACCACCACCACTACATTCGGGTTATCAGCATGGTCTGCCACCTCCTCCTCCACCGCCATCTCATTTTCAGCATTTTGTCCCACCACCACCACCAGTAGCTCCTCATGTTTATTCACATGGACCGTCATATTCCATCCCTTCTCGAATGCACCATGGAAATGGAATGGCGCCGCAAACATTCCCTAATGTTGGACAAAACTCACAGCATTCTTCAAATTTAGGTGTGCAGAGTCACAACATTTTGCCCCCGGTTGCTTCCCCTATAGGACCGCCAAGTAGAGTGTTGCCACCTCCCCCACCTCATCCCTCTTCCTCTCAAGGACAAATTTTGCataatcttcatcttcctcCACCACCACTGCCGCCCCCGTTTCGTTCTCCTTCTCTGGATGGTGTTTATCTCCATTCAACTGTTGGGAATTACCAAGTTCCTTCTGTTGCTCCTCCACCACCACTACCACCGTTGCCAGCCTCTCCACCACCAGCTCCGCCATGTCCACCGCCTCCTACCCATCATATGACTTCTACATCCTCCCAAGCTGCGTGCACTGCTGACCCGAACTCGACACAGGTTCCTAGCTTTGAATCGAAGGCTGTGGATTCAGTAGATGGATTTGTAGCTTCCTGTTCATCTGGTATTGTGCCTGTACATAATTCTGATGCCAATCAGGATGGTGGAAATTGTGGAGAGGTTGCTGTTGCCCACAGAAATGAGCTATCGCCAACTACAAGTATGATTTTGGATGTTCCCCCACCTCCGCCTCGGTCAGCAGAAGAAAAAAGTGTAAGCGCTGATTCTGACATGGAGATGGAAGGTTAGTTTGCATTGTTAtctaacactttttttttatgttgtacTCCCTCCGTTCCTTTTTACTTGTCGTTTTTCTAGAAAAAAATTGGTCCTGtttacttttcattttgaaAGTATAATGCAGCATTTATTACTGTTTGTCAATAAATCTCTTACAGAGAGAGAAATAGGtgaaatgaaataataaattatttagaatgtaATATGAAAGATACAAATAATTTCATCAAAAGTAACAAAGTTTATAACAACTAAACAGGAACGGAAATAGTATTAAATTATGGTATCTTTGGTTCTGGTCTAGAATTGGTGAGAGTGCTGAATATGTTACCAAATGTATGAATCTGCTGTTATGTATtcttgatattaatttttttgtattgaATTTGGGTGCTAATAAAATGTGGAGTTTACAACCATTGTTGGAGAAGCCAATGGATGAAAGTTTTATAATATAACATGTAATATACAGGAACTGGATAACACATAGACAGACTGTTCATTTGGTATATTTTCTATAACAGTGACCTTAGAAGTGAATATCTTAGCTATTATTTTCTGATAACCTGTTTTCTGCTGTGTTTATATTGGTGAATAGGAAGAAGTGCATTTGGTGAGGGAGAAGTGGGTGGGTGTAATTGGTATAGTTTAGCTGTTGGTATGCATATTAATTTTTCCTGAAATTTGCTAGGGGAAAGAGAGGAGTAGCCAAAACTTTGATAATGCTTTTTAGAGTatgcttttattttaattatgcttaacaaaaaaagaaaattattttataacttgAGCCTGATCtgctttattttatttctgATGGGCTGGTTAAGATGATATCACGTTTTCTGACAAAGACCAAGGGTCAACTTATGCAATTGAAGTGGTAACTCAGCAGTATGATCGGGCTGATGAGGTGTTTCGCATGAATGAGGAAATACAGCAGCTGCAGAATTCAACAGAAAACAAACTTGCCAAGGGCATCTTATCCAGTGGTGTGGTATGCTCTGGATCCACAGGAGTTGGCAAACAAAATGAAGGTTTCATTTCGAAAAACCGCTGTTAATTGTTTGATTGATTTTTGAATGACTTTTGTGATTAAagtttccttgtgattgttagacatttaaattttttggttaATCAAGTATTCATGGTGGTTGATACTTTGTCAAAATCAGGGACAAAGAAGATTGTTCATTACATTGTAAATTTTAGCACTGGAATCCAGCAATGATTTTTCAGTGCTGAATACAATTAGTACTTTAATGTTGAATAACTTTTCacttcaaaatttaaactttaaacaCCAGTCTAATTGATAAAAACTATAAAGAAATTACACAAATTAATCTGAACTTATGCCAATTGTTTGTGTGAGAGTACTCAGTTTTTATATTGTTACTGACATAGCCCTCTCAGAATTCAGTAGCTCTTACTTGTTAGGAACTCACAATGGAAATAGGGAAATAATAGAAAGGAGAACAAGCAGAAAAACTAGAAAGATTTATTCTCCCAGGGTTTCTCCTTCACAAAGGGTTCCCACTTTCATacaaatttttgaatgaattcCTCCATCTCTTGGCCCTCCCAATTTTCTAATTGATACCCCCTAGCTAATTAACCACTCAAACTGTGCCCTGCCTCTCTACCCTAACAGTAATTGTAGAATGTTATGTGTCTACTTTATTATTTGATGTCAAATCCATGCTGGAGTTAACTATCTGATATATTCCTTTATCCAGCGAATTTTTTATTCGTGTTGATAAGACTCTTAAAATAAAATGCAGGGCCAGGACCCTCATCTGATGTTAAGCCCATGAAATCTGCTAGATCAGTTACCAAGGTTCATAGTCCTGTGAATGACTCAATTGAAGTTGCTGAATCCCTCCTGGGCACTGGGTTGGGAAGATTGGCAGCTCCTCTAGACAAGGATTTTATAAGAAATGATACTTCTGATCACAGCGAAGCCACTAATCCCAATAGAGATTCTGAGCAACTTATGCGGATTGGCAGCCCAATAAGACTTCTTCAAGGTTATGCTTCTGATGAAACTTCAGACAATGAAGATGAAGGCCGTACTGCAGATGCTAATAACGTTTTTACAGTCTCAGCAGGAGCTGATCCTTGTGGCCCAGATGCCCATAAAAATTGTGACAGTTATTTGGAGACTGATATTGGATTTAAAATTCCCACCTGGACTCAAAAGGAGCTTGGGCTACTCTCCAAATCATCACTGGATGGTTCAAAAATATCTCCTTGTTTAGTACAAGAGTCTGAGGGAACCTGTAAAAGATCTGTCACACGTACTAGTGATGGATGTGTTGAGCATAATATTGAAAATCAGATGTCTCTTAATCTTGCTTCTTCAGTAGAAGCTTTCCAAGGAAGAGATGGGTTAGGTGGTACTGGTTTTGACATTGATAGTAAGAGTGGTAATGCTGAACAGGAAGATGAAAAGGAAACCTCAAAGTTGAAACCAACTGTTGCGAAAGTAGATGAATTCGGGAGGCATGTCAGAGAAGGTGCTACAGATAGTGACTCTGATGGATCTCGCAGTATTCGGACCAGGAGGACGAAAAAAAGAGATAGAAGCCGTAGTCGCAGCCGGTCTCGGTCTCGGTCTCCCATAGACAGTAGGAGTAGGAGGAGGAGGAGAAGTCCTCGGAGGAGAAGGGATAAAAGAAGCCAATCTCGCAGGTATGTACCTCTGATGGGCATTGTAGGATGTCTTGATTACCTTctattattttgaacattgtcTACAAACTAACAGTTTATGTAGGATGCACAAGCTGTCTTTTCCTAGATTATTTTGTTGAACCTAAAGCCTTCCTCTGTTAGTTGAGGATCTATGATGCCCCAATATTTTTCCTTCCGCAACGTGCTCAATAATTATCTCCAATAATCCAATACTCTTCAATACACTGTTGATACATGTCAGTGCAGTAATGGAgaccattttaaaaaataaaaaataaattccgATACTCTCTAGTTGCCATCGACATGCTATATTGGCACGGGGAGTCGGGGACTCTTATTCTTCATGATTCTTCACAtcttaaatacatattttatattatatgttgGAAATCACTCATTAATTGCaataaatacaatttatatGACCACTTCACCCATGAAGCTATTAATCTCTATTTTTGCACTTACAtacatacattttttaattgCAACAGATGCAATTTATAACACCTGTTGACCATTTTTGTACTCATTCATACTTTCATCATTATGTTCTATCATGTTTGTTGAAATGCagtaatatatttattctattttgtgAACTGCAATACTGCATTTATTATGTTTTTGTGGTTTCTTTACTATTTGTGTTATAGTGTACAACATATTTCAAGGAACGCAGTATCGTATCTTTGCATCATAGTTGAGGATTGATTGCTTTTCTCACATTTCTAGTCCTGGATCTTGATCACTTCAATTATTCCTCTGAAGAATATTATATTtagaaattttcaaattttttttgctGCAGCTGGTCTCCTCGGCGTCGTAGAAGCAGGAGTAGGTCACCAATCTTAAGACGTTCAGGTGACAGTCATGGTGAGAATGTGAGAAGGGACAAGGCTCAATGCTTTGATTTCTTACGAAGAAAGTGCTACCGCGGAGCATCTTGTAGGTTTGCGCATCATGAATCTGATAAGAATGCTACTTCAAGGCGCTCTAGAAATAAACATGATCTGGAAATCTATTCTCATGAAAAAAATTCTAGGGTTAATGAAGGAGTGAAGAATATTTCTAACAAAGTCTCAGATTATGAGCATGATGGAGTCAGAAATCAAGACATAGATATTCATCAGAATGTAATTGGCCAGGAAGAAGTGCAGAGAAAGGAAGATTCTGAGAGGCGTGCTGAAGGTGTCAGAGAGGTTTCTCCTAAACTGCATGAAACCTTAGTAGTTATAGAAAAGCCCAAGACTTCAATACATGGAAATAATAGTTTTCAGAATGCAGTAAATTCTCATCAGCAGCACTTAGTTTATGACTTTCACCCTGAAGCTTTAAGCAGAGGTGACACTTCTAAATCATCTGGTGGTACATCCAAAGATGTTTTTCCTTCAGAAGATGGCTCACTTGTTCAGCAACTACAATCCAATGTTTCTGTTGAAGTTCCAGAACATTCTGGTGGTACATCTAAAGATGTTATTCCCTCAGAAGATGGTTCATATGTTCAGAAACTACACTCCAATGTTTCTGTTGAAGTTCCAGAAAATTCTGGTGGTACATCGAAAGGTGTATTTCCCCCTGAAGATGGTTCATTTGTTCAGAATCTACAATCCAATGTTTCTGTTAGAGTTCCAGAACATTCTGGTTTCCCATCTCAGCTTCCAAATGTGGCCTGTGTGACTGATTTGTCATCTGATAAAAGATCAATGATTTCTGCTAATGAGGTTTCTGGCAGTGAACATTCACTAAGTATGTTACCAGCCACACAAGTACAGCCAACCACTAGTTCTGTTGGTCCATCTGTAGCATCAGAGCAGCCTTCATTGCACTCTCAAGCTTCCAAAGAGTTTACACCTCAAAGTGGTTCCTTGGTGGAATTCCCATCTCATACTTACCCGTTGCCTGCTTTTGTTGGTTCACATTCCCAGGGTGAAAATGCTCTTCATATGCCACAAATTCCAAGACAATATGGTGTGATGCAGCAAAATGCATTCTTTCCTTTCCAACCCACTACCCGAGAAAAATTTGAACCTTACCCCGCTCCATTACCGATGCCAAATTCTCATTTCAGTGTACCACCGCCTAATAGCTCTTGGACATCCTTGCCACCACCGCCGCCACCACCATCACAGGCGGTGTCTAATTCCAGTTCAAATTTTGGAGTTGcaaattcatttatttcttcAGAGTTTAATCAGAATCAACTACATCTGAGAACTGACTATGTTTCTCAGACTTCCATGGTTCATGGGTTACCAGCTCATTCTCAAAGTTCGAAATTTGAGGATCAAGCTTGCCCTCCAATGCAGGATCATCCACGAACTTTCATGCCTACAGAACCTTTCTCTCCCAAGCATCTCCATCAGGGGAACCCAGCATATCAGCCGCTTCCAAGCTCCACATCTTTTGGCAGCCTGCATCATCAACCAAAACAATTTTCCTGGGAGTCAGATGTGAACAGACCACAGCCTTCTTTGGGCAGCAGGTTGCCTCCTGAAGGACATTTCAGCACATCTTCTCACATATATCCATTATCACAGCAGCAGCAATCAGGTTATAATTTTCAACATACTTCATCTGATGTTAATTTGGCTGGACCTGGAGGGATTGCTACTGTATCCAGATATCCACCAGATATCCCTGATAGCAACCATTCAACTTCTCTTCCAGCTTTTGGAGGATCAAGAATTTCTGGTCACTATAATCCTTATGCATCAACCTTTGAGCAGCCACTAAGTTCGAAATTCAGTTCAAACTTTTTACAACAAGATAATGATATAATTCAAGGCAACAATTATGGTCCTTCTAGATATAGGGAAGGGGATGGTGTTGGATC
Protein-coding sequences here:
- the LOC101503336 gene encoding uncharacterized protein isoform X1, encoding MYNNNQVNRGHNSGQGSVPPPSAALPPPPPPLHSGYQHGLPPPPPPPSHFQHFVPPPPPVAPHVYSHGPSYSIPSRMHHGNGMAPQTFPNVGQNSQHSSNLGVQSHNILPPVASPIGPPSRVLPPPPPHPSSSQGQILHNLHLPPPPLPPPFRSPSLDGVYLHSTVGNYQVPSVAPPPPLPPLPASPPPAPPCPPPPTHHMTSTSSQAACTADPNSTQVPSFESKAVDSVDGFVASCSSGIVPVHNSDANQDGGNCGEVAVAHRNELSPTTSMILDVPPPPPRSAEEKSVSADSDMEMEDDITFSDKDQGSTYAIEVVTQQYDRADEVFRMNEEIQQLQNSTENKLAKGILSSGVVCSGSTGVGKQNEGPGPSSDVKPMKSARSVTKVHSPVNDSIEVAESLLGTGLGRLAAPLDKDFIRNDTSDHSEATNPNRDSEQLMRIGSPIRLLQGYASDETSDNEDEGRTADANNVFTVSAGADPCGPDAHKNCDSYLETDIGFKIPTWTQKELGLLSKSSLDGSKISPCLVQESEGTCKRSVTRTSDGCVEHNIENQMSLNLASSVEAFQGRDGLGGTGFDIDSKSGNAEQEDEKETSKLKPTVAKVDEFGRHVREGATDSDSDGSRSIRTRRTKKRDRSRSRSRSRSRSPIDSRSRRRRRSPRRRRDKRSQSRSWSPRRRRSRSRSPILRRSGDSHGENVRRDKAQCFDFLRRKCYRGASCRFAHHESDKNATSRRSRNKHDLEIYSHEKNSRVNEGVKNISNKVSDYEHDGVRNQDIDIHQNVIGQEEVQRKEDSERRAEGVREVSPKLHETLVVIEKPKTSIHGNNSFQNAVNSHQQHLVYDFHPEALSRGDTSKSSGGTSKDVFPSEDGSLVQQLQSNVSVEVPEHSGGTSKDVIPSEDGSYVQKLHSNVSVEVPENSGGTSKGVFPPEDGSFVQNLQSNVSVRVPEHSGFPSQLPNVACVTDLSSDKRSMISANEVSGSEHSLSMLPATQVQPTTSSVGPSVASEQPSLHSQASKEFTPQSGSLVEFPSHTYPLPAFVGSHSQGENALHMPQIPRQYGVMQQNAFFPFQPTTREKFEPYPAPLPMPNSHFSVPPPNSSWTSLPPPPPPPSQAVSNSSSNFGVANSFISSEFNQNQLHLRTDYVSQTSMVHGLPAHSQSSKFEDQACPPMQDHPRTFMPTEPFSPKHLHQGNPAYQPLPSSTSFGSLHHQPKQFSWESDVNRPQPSLGSRLPPEGHFSTSSHIYPLSQQQQSGYNFQHTSSDVNLAGPGGIATVSRYPPDIPDSNHSTSLPAFGGSRISGHYNPYASTFEQPLSSKFSSNFLQQDNDIIQGNNYGPSRYREGDGVGSRKTASPKPARAVGQILPGSGAEQYDPLFDSIEPSSSLKKFDFEQKQEVTGESNISLRPKSSHMSLDVKEKKHEEVGAAASTSSQNNDEYGETADAEVGDVENESLSDHVDIPNMSPGDDEINQSKSPGKRKKSKDSRSMKLFKVSIANFVKEVLKPSWRQGNMSKVAFKTIVKKTVDKVSGAMKGHRIPKSQEKISQYIDSSQRKLTKLVMGYVDKYVKV